The following are from one region of the Salmo salar chromosome ssa27, Ssal_v3.1, whole genome shotgun sequence genome:
- the LOC106588490 gene encoding proteasome subunit beta type-2, protein MEYLIGIQGQDFVLVAADNVAAHSIVKMKQDQDKMFKLSDKILLLCVGEAGDTVQFAEYIQKNIQLYKMRNGYELSPTAAANFTRKNLADYLRSRTPYHVNLLLAGFDETDGPGLYYMDHLSALAKAPFAAHGHGAYLTLSILDRYYRPDLTRDEAVDLLKKCVEELNYRFILNLPSFSVRLIDKDGIHDLEKLIPVGTK, encoded by the exons ATGGAATATTTGATCGGAATTCAGGGACAAGACTTTGTCCTAGTTGCTGCTGATAATGTTGCAGCCCACAGCATCGTTAAAATGAAACAGG ACCAGGACAAGATGTTCAAGCTGAGCGATAAGATTCTGTTGCTTTGTGTGGGAGAGGCAGGAGACACAGTACAGTTTGCAGAGTACATTCAGAAGAATATTCAGCTATACAAAATGAGGAATG GTTATGAACTCAGTCCAACAGCAGCAGCCAACTTCACACGCAAGAACCTTGCAGACTACCTTCGAAGCAGG aCTCCCTACCATGTGAACCTGTTGCTGGCTGGGTTTGATGAGACAGACGGCCCGGGGCTCTACTACATGGATCACCTGTCTGCTCTGGCCAAGGCCCCCTTCGCCGCCCACGGCCACGGAGCATACCTCACCTTGTCTATCCTCGACCGCTACTACAGACCAg ATCTGACTCGGGATGAAGCCGTAGACCTGCTGAAGAAGTGCGTTGAGGAG CTGAACTACCGCTTCATCCTCAACCTGCCCTCCTTCAGCGTCCGTTTGATTGACAAGGACGGCATCCATGACCTGGAGAAGCTTATCCCTGTGGGCACCAAGTGA
- the LOC106588480 gene encoding uncharacterized protein isoform X1 — MGDSQSRSRSESSTRIESRSRTLESHSRRIESPLRSEFQPRKMLHQDRPVNPQYRGQGGSSSPLRILSNNSQQQGGKRKQGEKDGNFNFLGQDDDVMTGGDENRNQVRPRNLGPLGRDQPHLPSSSNHYGPGPLSPLSRLPCWSPLESLPEIESGDDGYGRVPPDGAEEGKMEEEMGRMSDDEKEKQDLGGGVMKQGVVVEEEEEEEEEEEVEVEDPEEWGDSDSDFEFSYRSSGSLSSLNMESGGEGAGMGGWDRIGVGEPKPVHHQGGNQETPAAPADPLTPSLTRKWDDKMERKRSSKPLRTGNSLLDGGALSDSDTDCGELPELEDTVWTLRDRERFKAQEMEKHQVQLTMYRRLALIRWVRTLQGRVQEQQNRLQSSFDVILDHRKELLRMGTATTATATASQS; from the exons ATGGG TGACTCTCAGTCAAGATCAAGAAGTGAATCTTCAACAAGAATTGAGTCTCGATCAAGAACACTTGAATCTCATTCACGAAGAATTGAATCTCCATTAAGAAGTGAGTTTCAGCCAAGGAAAATGCTCCACCAGGACAGACCCGTAAACCCCCAGTACCGAGGCCAGGGAGGCAGCTCCTCCCCACTGCGGATCCTCAGCAACAACAGCCAGCAGCAGGGGGGGAAAAGGAAGCAAGGCGAGAAGGACGGCAACTTCAACTTCCTGGGTCAAGACGATGACGTCATGACGGGAGGGGACGAGAATCGCAACCAGGTGCGTCCTCGTAACCTGGGCCCATTGGGCCGCGACCAGCCCCACCTTCCTTCCTCCTCCAACCACTACGGTCCGGGGCCACTGTCCCCGCTCTCCCGCCTGCCCTGCTGGAGCCCCCTGGAGTCCCTGCCTGAGATCGAGAGTGGGGACGATGGGTACGGAAGAGTGCCCCCGGATGGCGCGGAGGAGggcaagatggaggaggagatggggaggatgaGCGATGACGAGAAGGAGAAACAAGACCTGGGGGGAGGTGTCATGAAACAGGGAGTggtggtggaagaggaggaggaggaggaggaggaggaggaggtggaagtgGAGGACCCAGAGGAATGGGGCGACAGCGACTCAGACTTTGAGTTCAGCTACAGGTCCAGTGGCAGCCTGTCCTCTCTCAACATGGAGAGCGGAGGCGAGGGGGCTGGCATGGGGGGGTGGGATCGCATCGGTGTGGGGGAGCCCAAGCCTGTCCACCACCAGGGGGGCAACCAGGAGACCCCTGCCGCCCCAGCAGACCCCCTTACCCCCTCTTTGACCAGGAAGTGGGATGACAAAATGGAGAGGAAAAGGAGCAGCAAGCCTCTGAGAACGGGGAACAGTCTGCTTGACGGAGGAGCGTTGTCCGACTCGGACACGGACTGCGGCGAGCTGCCTGAGCTGGAGGACACTGTGTGGACCCTGAGGGACCGCGAGCGCTTCAAGGCCCAGGAGATGGAGAAGCACCAGGTCCAGCTCACCATGTACCGCAGGCTGGCTCTGATCCGCTGGGTCCGCACCCTGCAGGGCCGCGTCCAGGAGCAGCAGAACCGCCTCCAGTCCAGCTTTGACGTCATCCTCGACCACAGGAAGGAGCTGCTGCGCATGGGCACTGCCACCACTGCAACTGCCACAGCCAGCCAATCGTAG
- the LOC106588480 gene encoding UPF0500 protein C1orf216 homolog isoform X2: MLHQDRPVNPQYRGQGGSSSPLRILSNNSQQQGGKRKQGEKDGNFNFLGQDDDVMTGGDENRNQVRPRNLGPLGRDQPHLPSSSNHYGPGPLSPLSRLPCWSPLESLPEIESGDDGYGRVPPDGAEEGKMEEEMGRMSDDEKEKQDLGGGVMKQGVVVEEEEEEEEEEEVEVEDPEEWGDSDSDFEFSYRSSGSLSSLNMESGGEGAGMGGWDRIGVGEPKPVHHQGGNQETPAAPADPLTPSLTRKWDDKMERKRSSKPLRTGNSLLDGGALSDSDTDCGELPELEDTVWTLRDRERFKAQEMEKHQVQLTMYRRLALIRWVRTLQGRVQEQQNRLQSSFDVILDHRKELLRMGTATTATATASQS; the protein is encoded by the coding sequence ATGCTCCACCAGGACAGACCCGTAAACCCCCAGTACCGAGGCCAGGGAGGCAGCTCCTCCCCACTGCGGATCCTCAGCAACAACAGCCAGCAGCAGGGGGGGAAAAGGAAGCAAGGCGAGAAGGACGGCAACTTCAACTTCCTGGGTCAAGACGATGACGTCATGACGGGAGGGGACGAGAATCGCAACCAGGTGCGTCCTCGTAACCTGGGCCCATTGGGCCGCGACCAGCCCCACCTTCCTTCCTCCTCCAACCACTACGGTCCGGGGCCACTGTCCCCGCTCTCCCGCCTGCCCTGCTGGAGCCCCCTGGAGTCCCTGCCTGAGATCGAGAGTGGGGACGATGGGTACGGAAGAGTGCCCCCGGATGGCGCGGAGGAGggcaagatggaggaggagatggggaggatgaGCGATGACGAGAAGGAGAAACAAGACCTGGGGGGAGGTGTCATGAAACAGGGAGTggtggtggaagaggaggaggaggaggaggaggaggaggaggtggaagtgGAGGACCCAGAGGAATGGGGCGACAGCGACTCAGACTTTGAGTTCAGCTACAGGTCCAGTGGCAGCCTGTCCTCTCTCAACATGGAGAGCGGAGGCGAGGGGGCTGGCATGGGGGGGTGGGATCGCATCGGTGTGGGGGAGCCCAAGCCTGTCCACCACCAGGGGGGCAACCAGGAGACCCCTGCCGCCCCAGCAGACCCCCTTACCCCCTCTTTGACCAGGAAGTGGGATGACAAAATGGAGAGGAAAAGGAGCAGCAAGCCTCTGAGAACGGGGAACAGTCTGCTTGACGGAGGAGCGTTGTCCGACTCGGACACGGACTGCGGCGAGCTGCCTGAGCTGGAGGACACTGTGTGGACCCTGAGGGACCGCGAGCGCTTCAAGGCCCAGGAGATGGAGAAGCACCAGGTCCAGCTCACCATGTACCGCAGGCTGGCTCTGATCCGCTGGGTCCGCACCCTGCAGGGCCGCGTCCAGGAGCAGCAGAACCGCCTCCAGTCCAGCTTTGACGTCATCCTCGACCACAGGAAGGAGCTGCTGCGCATGGGCACTGCCACCACTGCAACTGCCACAGCCAGCCAATCGTAG